The proteins below are encoded in one region of Silene latifolia isolate original U9 population chromosome 2, ASM4854445v1, whole genome shotgun sequence:
- the LOC141638288 gene encoding uncharacterized protein LOC141638288: MDRYNGVVNLPKSELRMNSQTFDVLREMVRDIGGFERYSKYEFGRNCSYAHHKEIRSIKTYFNRSSESVSRQFNLYLLTVLKLHHRLLKKPTPIPEDSENNRRKFFKNCLGALDGIFVRVHVANEERGRYRTRKGNLAMNVLGVCTPKMEFVFILPGWECSAHDGRVLREAISKPNGIKVPKGCYYLVDARYTNCEDF; encoded by the exons ATGGACAGATATAATGGTGTTGTTAATTTGCCAAA GAGTGAACTACGTATGAATAGTCAAACATTTGATGTACTACGTGAGATGGTTAGAGATATTGGTGGATTTGAGAGGTACTCGAAGTATGAGTTTGGAAGAAATTGTAGCTATGCTCACCATAAAGAAATTAGGTCGATCAAGACATATTTCAACCGAAGTAGTGAAAGTGTGAGTAGACAGTTCAATTTGTATCTCCTTACGGTTCTAAAGTTGCATCATCGTTTACTAAAAAAACCAACTCCAATACCAGAGGACTCCGAGAACAATAGAAGGAAATTTTTCAAG AACTGCTTGGGAGCCTTAGATGGTATATTTGTAAGAGTTCATGTGGCAAATGAGGAAAGGGGGCGATATCGAACAAGAAAAGGCAACCTTGCAATGAACGTCTTAGGAGTATGCACACCAAAGATGGAATTTGTGTTTATCTTGCCTGGTTGGGAATGTTCTGCTCATGATGGTCGTGTATTAAGGGAAGCAATTTCCAAGCCTAATGGTATAAAGGTGCCTAAAG GTTGTTACTATTTGGTAGATGCTCGATACACTAATTGTGAGGATTTTTAG